The Dyadobacter subterraneus genome window below encodes:
- a CDS encoding TIGR00266 family protein, with translation MISHEIDYKIIGDDIQIVEIELDPNETVIAEAGAMLFMEDGIQFETKMGDGSEANQSILGKIFQAGTRVITGESLFMTHFTNRGVGKRKVAFSAPYPGTIMPIDLSKIYGNELIVQKDGFLCAALGTSMKIHFNQRFGSGLFGGEGFILQKLKGDGMAFVHAGGVVIERNLNNEMLRIDTGCVVAFEQSLSFDIQRSGGLKSMVFGGEGMFLATLRGTGRVWIQSMPISKLIQRLSVAGPNARKESGSVIGNLGSLFED, from the coding sequence ATGATCTCACACGAAATTGATTACAAGATTATCGGCGACGATATACAAATCGTGGAAATAGAACTTGATCCAAATGAGACGGTGATTGCGGAAGCAGGTGCGATGCTTTTTATGGAAGATGGTATTCAGTTTGAAACCAAAATGGGGGACGGATCTGAGGCCAATCAGAGTATTTTAGGAAAGATTTTTCAGGCGGGAACGCGTGTGATTACAGGTGAATCGCTTTTCATGACACATTTTACCAACCGTGGTGTGGGAAAAAGAAAAGTCGCTTTTTCTGCTCCTTATCCGGGTACGATCATGCCGATCGATCTGTCAAAAATTTACGGCAATGAACTGATTGTTCAGAAAGATGGATTTCTTTGCGCTGCGCTTGGAACAAGTATGAAAATTCACTTCAACCAGCGTTTTGGTTCTGGTCTTTTTGGTGGTGAAGGATTTATTCTTCAAAAACTGAAAGGTGACGGAATGGCCTTTGTTCACGCTGGCGGCGTAGTTATTGAGCGCAATCTTAATAACGAAATGCTGAGAATTGATACCGGCTGCGTAGTTGCTTTTGAACAATCGCTAAGCTTTGATATCCAACGTTCAGGTGGATTGAAATCGATGGTTTTTGGTGGTGAAGGGATGTTTTTGGCAACACTTCGCGGAACTGGCCGTGTCTGGATCCAGTCAATGCCGATTTCTAAATTAATTCAGAGATTATCAGTTGCAGGACCAAATGCTAGAAAAGAAAGTGGTTCGGTAATCGGTAATCTGGGAAGTTTGTTTGAAGATTAA
- a CDS encoding Rid family detoxifying hydrolase codes for MPKEIIFSEKAPAPIGPYSQAVKVNNTLYVSGQIAFEASQLGNIKIEAGAVMENIGHILKAAGFGYENVVKSNIFLKDMNDFTVVNEVYGQFFTSEPPARETVQVARLPKDVNVEISVIAVEL; via the coding sequence ATGCCAAAAGAGATTATTTTTTCTGAAAAAGCACCTGCGCCGATTGGTCCTTACAGCCAGGCTGTTAAAGTAAATAACACATTATATGTTTCCGGACAAATTGCTTTTGAAGCTTCCCAACTGGGAAATATCAAAATAGAAGCCGGTGCAGTAATGGAAAATATCGGTCACATTTTAAAGGCAGCAGGTTTTGGATATGAGAACGTTGTAAAATCAAATATCTTTCTAAAAGATATGAATGATTTTACAGTCGTAAATGAAGTTTACGGTCAGTTTTTTACCAGCGAACCACCAGCACGCGAAACCGTTCAGGTAGCCCGTTTACCAAAAGATGTGAATGTGGAAATATCGGTGATAGCCGTAGAATTATAA
- a CDS encoding acyl-CoA thioesterase, with protein MLKSKTPKQSEVTMTEMVLPNDTNTLNNLMGGRLLHWMDICAAISAQKHSNRIVVTASVDNVSFTEPIRLGNIITMHARVTRAFNSSMEVFLEVWAEDIPAGIRVSTNRAFYTFVAVDQNGRPIEVPPLLPETEADEELFVSALRRRQLRLVLAGRMKPSEALELKALFEIKEEKA; from the coding sequence ATGTTAAAATCGAAAACCCCGAAGCAGTCGGAAGTTACCATGACCGAAATGGTATTACCCAATGATACCAATACGCTCAACAATTTGATGGGAGGGCGCTTGCTTCATTGGATGGACATTTGCGCTGCGATTTCTGCACAAAAACATTCAAACCGCATTGTGGTGACTGCTTCTGTGGATAACGTATCTTTCACCGAACCGATCCGCCTGGGAAATATTATCACGATGCATGCAAGAGTGACCCGGGCTTTTAATTCTTCCATGGAAGTATTTCTGGAAGTTTGGGCTGAGGACATTCCGGCTGGAATTCGTGTGAGCACCAACCGCGCTTTTTATACTTTTGTTGCCGTGGACCAGAATGGCCGGCCTATTGAAGTTCCGCCACTTTTACCCGAAACCGAGGCTGACGAGGAATTGTTTGTCAGCGCCTTACGTCGTCGTCAGTTAAGGCTTGTTTTAGCTGGACGTATGAAACCTTCAGAGGCTTTGGAATTAAAAGCATTATTCGAAATCAAAGAAGAAAAAGCATAA
- a CDS encoding sialate O-acetylesterase, whose product MRIKNYKIHFFIVIEILLTQLATTLHAQLVISNPVNNQILQRDANGSANIAITAYAHFPYSRIEARLIPEQNNIHPGKEFSFSANQIKQGFLYTAIQAETGWYRLEIIGFGDKGIIDSASVGRVGIGEVFLVAGNSNAMGLPDLGAKNTSDQVISYNAVNKILNPENITVAPDEPMPRPVYAPISAKNNIFPSGETSWYWGELGDMISRKMNTPVLFLNAAWAAANSENYRDGAMGKDAFNIYVGKYWPNRQPYTNIVNTLRYFNSSLGLRAVLWSHGENDAQLNFTEENYFNNIKTLIENSRLDSGYPVPWIIAKNSVSYSLPNPPAAITNAQKRLSVLPNFNTYPGPDLDTVQIPRPSQGHFENISGGKQGLTLAATAWNRILTDSLFKTVAPLQPKFAIHTSLVPSKVFPGAKFTLPYYTTGTANNKTVQAELLDETGKFVKLAGTGSGNLVNLQIPDDIPDGRYGLRLSAVNPTLTGSISGYFLVSKTYTKIEFINTISARKAENSLIVSWHVAANPSLKKMILQKTADGDLYSDLASFDAQDNQIFSRIYSYSDDNVTNESVYYRIKGESINGEISYSTILAILKEGTPPNFVVFPNPVTKQQFYLRPDNSETDIQCSIFDIRGREHPIVISDSEVIGLLSLRPVHALPTGNYILKIVSKSGVSTQNVVFQ is encoded by the coding sequence ATGAGAATAAAAAATTACAAAATTCACTTCTTCATTGTCATTGAAATCTTATTAACTCAGCTAGCCACAACATTACATGCACAGCTGGTTATTTCAAATCCGGTTAATAATCAGATATTACAACGTGATGCAAACGGCTCTGCGAATATTGCGATAACTGCCTACGCGCACTTTCCATATTCCCGGATTGAGGCCCGGCTTATTCCAGAACAAAATAATATTCATCCCGGAAAAGAATTTTCTTTTTCAGCCAACCAAATAAAACAAGGTTTTTTATACACTGCAATTCAGGCCGAAACTGGCTGGTATCGTCTGGAAATAATTGGATTTGGAGATAAAGGAATTATTGATTCCGCCAGTGTAGGCCGCGTGGGAATCGGTGAAGTTTTTCTGGTTGCCGGAAATTCCAACGCGATGGGCTTGCCGGATCTTGGAGCCAAAAATACCTCCGACCAGGTTATTTCTTACAACGCAGTTAACAAAATCCTGAATCCGGAAAATATAACCGTTGCACCTGATGAGCCGATGCCGCGACCCGTATATGCTCCGATTTCAGCAAAAAATAATATTTTTCCTTCCGGCGAAACTTCCTGGTACTGGGGAGAACTGGGTGATATGATTTCCAGGAAAATGAATACACCGGTGTTATTTTTAAATGCAGCCTGGGCCGCTGCGAACTCTGAAAACTACCGGGATGGAGCAATGGGAAAAGATGCCTTTAATATTTACGTAGGAAAATACTGGCCAAACCGCCAGCCTTATACAAATATCGTCAACACGCTCCGCTATTTTAATTCTTCACTTGGACTTCGGGCTGTCCTTTGGTCCCATGGCGAAAATGATGCCCAACTCAATTTTACGGAAGAAAATTATTTCAACAATATAAAAACGCTGATCGAAAATAGCAGACTTGATTCCGGGTATCCTGTTCCCTGGATCATTGCCAAAAATTCCGTCAGTTACAGTTTGCCAAATCCTCCCGCGGCGATTACAAATGCTCAAAAAAGATTATCTGTCTTACCCAACTTTAATACCTATCCCGGCCCCGATCTTGATACCGTTCAAATTCCCCGTCCGTCGCAAGGTCATTTTGAAAATATTTCAGGAGGAAAACAGGGTTTAACCCTGGCTGCCACAGCCTGGAACCGAATTCTCACTGATTCATTATTTAAAACTGTTGCACCACTTCAACCAAAATTTGCAATACATACCAGCCTGGTGCCTTCGAAAGTTTTTCCCGGAGCAAAGTTCACTTTACCGTATTACACCACCGGCACTGCCAACAATAAAACGGTTCAGGCAGAATTATTGGATGAAACAGGAAAATTCGTAAAGTTGGCGGGTACTGGCAGCGGAAATCTGGTAAATCTGCAAATTCCGGACGACATTCCTGACGGACGATACGGATTGAGATTGTCAGCAGTAAACCCAACCCTGACCGGAAGTATTTCCGGCTATTTTTTGGTTAGTAAAACCTATACTAAAATTGAATTTATTAATACAATTTCTGCCAGAAAAGCCGAAAACAGCCTTATTGTATCCTGGCACGTGGCTGCAAATCCGTCATTGAAAAAGATGATTCTTCAAAAAACTGCTGATGGAGATTTGTATTCTGACCTTGCAAGTTTTGACGCCCAGGACAATCAGATATTCTCACGTATTTATAGTTACTCCGACGATAATGTAACCAATGAGAGCGTCTATTACAGAATAAAAGGAGAAAGCATAAATGGAGAAATTTCTTATTCTACCATTCTGGCAATTTTAAAAGAAGGAACGCCGCCAAATTTCGTGGTTTTTCCAAATCCGGTAACAAAACAACAGTTTTATCTAAGACCTGATAATTCAGAAACGGATATTCAGTGCTCCATTTTTGATATACGCGGTCGCGAGCACCCAATTGTTATTTCGGATAGTGAGGTTATTGGACTTTTATCTCTTCGTCCGGTCCATGCTTTGCCAACGGGGAATTACATTTTAAAAATTGTCAGTAAATCAGGCGTCAGCACGCAAAATGTTGTTTTTCAATAA
- a CDS encoding RagB/SusD family nutrient uptake outer membrane protein, with translation MKLYNLKNVAKILLCGSILLGPTGCSDFLDEQDPSNLTPESFYTIPDHAEAAIAATYAGLRFYGDGAGIFSANWQMLEAVTGTATTETGQNSDLNNLYSLTYDGNTAHINNWYNGLYRIIANANLALDKIPTIPFLAPATEAQKTRLLGEARFLRAWAYFYAVRLWGDIPLITTPQTANSTDFLPSRAPQEEVYKLIVEDLLAAEAAGLPVTETNGRATQIAAKSLLAKVYLTMAGFPLSKGATHYKLAADKALEVINYSKANPSTLNLFNTYKEVHQENLKNRVEHIFMIQYNIAVAGNPLGDYYPNFKPVTYSGPGGTGSTVPTRSFYGSYETGDLRTVDQEGWFYTTYFTNGDGARFDLGAPYVFKHFNQTANGTQGVPGTRNNNLNVPLIRYAEVLLIFAEAQNELGAPTQEAYDAYKKVHDRSKLTTPGFGTFTQSSFRDAVLRERWYEFAYEGITWFDMVRLRKVFNEKTKGFDAFVGHLNLNVGSGVALQTKHLLFPLGIQEMKNNPNLTPQNPGY, from the coding sequence ATGAAGTTATATAATTTAAAAAATGTAGCCAAGATACTTCTCTGCGGATCCATTTTACTTGGCCCAACAGGTTGTTCAGACTTTCTTGACGAACAGGATCCATCTAACCTGACGCCGGAAAGCTTTTACACAATCCCCGATCACGCGGAAGCTGCTATTGCTGCTACATATGCAGGATTGCGATTTTACGGTGACGGAGCAGGTATTTTCTCTGCAAACTGGCAAATGCTTGAAGCTGTAACCGGTACAGCAACAACTGAAACAGGTCAGAATTCAGATTTAAATAACCTTTATTCACTGACATACGACGGAAACACGGCGCATATCAATAACTGGTACAATGGTTTGTATAGAATTATTGCCAACGCTAACCTTGCTTTGGATAAAATCCCAACCATTCCATTTCTTGCACCGGCAACGGAAGCTCAAAAAACAAGATTGCTTGGCGAGGCTCGTTTCCTTCGTGCATGGGCTTATTTCTATGCGGTTAGACTTTGGGGTGATATTCCATTGATCACAACACCTCAAACAGCAAATTCAACGGATTTTCTTCCGTCGCGTGCACCTCAGGAGGAAGTATATAAGCTTATCGTTGAAGATTTGCTTGCTGCGGAAGCTGCCGGTTTGCCTGTAACAGAAACTAACGGTCGGGCTACACAAATTGCTGCCAAATCTTTATTGGCAAAAGTATATTTGACTATGGCCGGATTTCCGCTAAGCAAAGGTGCAACGCATTACAAACTTGCTGCGGACAAAGCATTGGAAGTAATTAACTATTCAAAAGCGAATCCATCGACGCTAAATCTGTTTAATACTTACAAGGAAGTTCATCAGGAAAATCTTAAAAACCGTGTTGAACATATCTTTATGATCCAGTACAACATTGCCGTTGCAGGAAATCCTCTTGGTGATTATTATCCAAACTTTAAACCTGTGACTTACTCAGGTCCTGGTGGAACAGGAAGTACAGTACCAACACGTTCTTTCTATGGCTCTTATGAAACCGGGGATCTTCGCACGGTGGATCAGGAAGGATGGTTTTATACCACTTACTTTACAAATGGTGATGGTGCCAGATTTGATTTGGGAGCACCGTATGTTTTCAAGCATTTCAACCAGACTGCAAATGGTACACAAGGCGTTCCGGGTACTCGTAACAATAACCTGAACGTTCCATTAATTCGTTATGCAGAAGTTCTTTTGATCTTTGCAGAAGCTCAAAACGAATTGGGTGCACCAACACAGGAAGCTTATGACGCTTACAAAAAAGTGCATGACCGTTCTAAGTTAACAACGCCTGGTTTTGGAACTTTCACACAGTCATCATTCCGCGATGCAGTTTTGAGAGAACGTTGGTATGAATTTGCTTACGAAGGAATTACCTGGTTTGACATGGTTCGCTTGCGTAAAGTGTTCAATGAAAAAACAAAAGGATTTGATGCTTTCGTTGGTCACCTTAACCTGAATGTTGGTTCTGGTGTTGCGCTTCAAACCAAACATCTTTTGTTCCCACTTGGTATTCAGGAAATGAAAAACAACCCGAATCTGACTCCTCAGAACCCAGGGTATTAA
- the gltX gene encoding glutamate--tRNA ligase — MNKLPVRVRFAPSPTGPLHAGGVRTALYNYLFARQQGGQMLLRIEDTDQNRFVPGAEAYILEALEWLGIEIDEGPQQGGPHAPYKQSERKPMYREYAEKLVANGKAYYAFDTAEELDVMRKRLEEAKVAAVQYNAITRQEMKNSLTLSPEETKARLESGEPYVIRMKIMPKEDIRFNDLIRGWVVVHSSQIDDKVLLKSDGMPTYHLANIVDDHLMGITHVIRGEEWLPSAPLHVLLYRYLGWESTMPQFAHLPLLLKPDGNGKLSKRDADLGGFPIFPLQWTDPNTGDIAKGFREEGYSPEATANFLALLGWNAGTEQEVFSMDEMIKLFSFDRVHKAGARFDIQKANWFNQQYLKQQDDASVIAEIKPLYAAKGIEVNEDQLAQIVHLLKDRVHFTKEIVAESLFLFSAPEVYDQDVAIKKWNEDAVNAVSNFKDALEGYEGDFVAENIKHVLAEKMEAAGIKMGKIMQALRLAVTGAGAGPDLMVIMEILGKEQVISRLTQALDRLPAQIRLA, encoded by the coding sequence ATGAATAAGTTACCAGTTCGGGTGAGATTTGCCCCTAGTCCAACGGGACCACTCCATGCAGGAGGTGTTCGTACGGCCTTATATAATTACCTTTTTGCCCGTCAGCAAGGCGGACAAATGTTGTTGCGTATTGAAGATACTGATCAAAATCGCTTTGTTCCCGGAGCGGAAGCTTATATTTTAGAAGCACTGGAATGGCTTGGAATTGAAATTGATGAAGGACCGCAGCAAGGTGGCCCGCATGCTCCTTACAAGCAGTCTGAAAGAAAACCTATGTACCGTGAATATGCTGAAAAGCTCGTTGCGAACGGAAAAGCATATTACGCATTTGACACGGCTGAGGAATTGGATGTAATGCGCAAACGCCTTGAAGAAGCGAAAGTTGCAGCGGTTCAATATAATGCAATCACGCGTCAGGAAATGAAAAACTCTTTGACACTTTCACCGGAAGAAACAAAAGCACGTCTTGAAAGTGGCGAGCCATATGTGATCCGGATGAAGATTATGCCAAAAGAAGATATCCGTTTTAATGACTTAATCCGTGGCTGGGTGGTTGTCCATTCTTCACAGATCGATGATAAAGTTTTATTGAAATCGGATGGGATGCCAACGTATCATTTGGCGAATATTGTGGATGATCATTTGATGGGAATTACGCACGTAATCCGTGGAGAAGAATGGCTTCCATCTGCTCCCTTGCATGTTTTGTTGTATCGTTATCTGGGTTGGGAAAGTACTATGCCGCAGTTTGCGCATTTGCCGTTGCTGTTAAAACCGGATGGAAATGGTAAACTTTCAAAACGCGATGCGGATTTGGGTGGTTTCCCGATTTTCCCGTTGCAGTGGACAGATCCTAATACTGGTGATATAGCAAAAGGTTTCCGTGAAGAAGGTTATTCTCCGGAAGCAACAGCCAATTTCCTTGCCTTATTAGGCTGGAATGCCGGTACGGAACAGGAAGTTTTCAGTATGGATGAAATGATCAAACTTTTCAGCTTTGACAGGGTTCATAAGGCTGGAGCGAGGTTTGATATCCAGAAAGCCAACTGGTTTAACCAGCAATATCTTAAACAGCAGGATGACGCTTCGGTAATTGCGGAAATAAAACCGCTTTATGCAGCCAAAGGAATTGAAGTAAATGAGGATCAGCTTGCGCAGATTGTACATTTGTTAAAAGACAGGGTTCATTTTACAAAAGAAATTGTTGCAGAATCTCTTTTCCTTTTTAGCGCACCGGAAGTGTATGATCAGGATGTGGCTATTAAAAAGTGGAATGAAGATGCAGTAAATGCAGTTTCAAATTTCAAAGACGCGCTGGAAGGCTACGAAGGAGATTTTGTAGCTGAAAATATAAAGCATGTGCTTGCTGAAAAAATGGAAGCGGCCGGTATTAAAATGGGAAAAATCATGCAGGCTTTACGCCTTGCTGTTACCGGCGCTGGCGCTGGCCCGGATTTAATGGTGATCATGGAAATTTTGGGTAAAGAGCAGGTAATTTCAAGATTAACCCAGGCGCTTGACCGTTTGCCTGCCCAAATTCGCCTGGCATAA
- a CDS encoding TonB-dependent receptor: MKRTITGKSMSLKAIMQKTILIFLALLCSFGTYANEKLEQTLLSQKTELSLRDASLRSALLQLENTTKVKFIFSSKVVKNEMKVTINAKSKALSEVLDEILAPHNILYRVMENQVVLYQGDKIGTVNTLLSEKINANALVAKTADRTIKGKVTEKDKSEGLPGVNVVIKGTSTGTTTDGTGNYTLSVPESGAVLVFSFVGYVSQEVAVGNRSTLDVAIESDTKALSEVVVIGYGTAKKSDLTGAVGSVKEDQLKERPSPSLNQALQGKVSGVQVNVNSGRPGGRSNIRIRGFSSINSSNNPLYVVDGVMLPQGTQNQYSSAIDYINPNDIVSVEVLKDASSTAIYGARGANGVILIQTKKGRSGEGVITYNVDVSVPTIGPKRPHVLNAQQYLDVEDLAYKNIEKFDPAGWASGKYANLNPQTRRKAFSAQHPDVFTLAADGSYKPNYDTDWFKEATQNKLSQNHQLGFSGGNERTTYAMSLGYRDDQGLLKESYLKRYSTRFSIDDQVKKWLKIGATLSYNNQSENLVDINDAVPRQMVEDFPFLPVRYPDGTFANNRDYPQAEGSFSSIHRLTGRKYIVNTATTLGSLYGNLTLAKGLELRSVLGINVVNQEVNQSQTRTLAISEFGTASKDARKETFWSWENYLTYNKSFGIHSINALAGISWQKTDITTTGASVRNFSTDYFGFDNLGAGATLPGVASGAQSFAFNSYFGRVNYTLLDKYLVTFTGRADGSSKFGENHKFAFFPSAALAWKVSDEEFLKGNSVISNLKVRTSYGLTGNSEIPPYSSLSLLSSTYATIYNDTKVSGTGINRLANPDLKWEKTAQTDAGVEISFLKGRISVEADYYYRKTTDMLLDAPVPRSSGYAVIRKNIGSMQNKGFEFTLNTTNIERGDFTWNTSFNISLNRNKVLSLATPSDIFGVGGPNFTNQTGIIRIGEPVGSFWGLIREGTWSEAERDQAAKFTSYRNNLTMLPGDIKYKDINGDNAITDADRTIIGNGSPKAWGTFSNTVRYKSFDLTFDVQYSYGNDVMDMTLHPSEDRVSIANSYTTVLNAWTPTNQNTPVAQIRETRAGYVTNVDSHWIFDGSFLRGRNLLLGYNFPSEMISKLKLSKLRLYVSAQNFFLLTKYPHGDPEVTPTNGDQNSNVFSQGMIWHGYPKPTTYMAGLQIAF; this comes from the coding sequence ATGAAAAGGACTATTACCGGAAAGAGCATGTCCCTCAAGGCGATCATGCAAAAAACAATTTTAATATTTCTCGCGCTGCTTTGTTCCTTTGGAACCTACGCTAATGAAAAACTTGAACAAACCTTACTAAGTCAAAAAACTGAATTATCGCTAAGAGATGCGTCTCTGCGAAGTGCTTTGTTACAGCTGGAAAACACTACAAAAGTGAAGTTCATTTTCAGCAGCAAAGTAGTTAAGAATGAAATGAAAGTTACCATTAATGCCAAATCAAAGGCATTATCAGAAGTGCTGGACGAAATTCTTGCCCCTCATAACATCCTTTACAGAGTAATGGAAAATCAGGTGGTTTTGTATCAGGGAGATAAAATTGGCACTGTCAACACTTTACTTTCCGAGAAAATAAATGCTAACGCGCTCGTTGCAAAAACCGCCGACAGAACAATCAAAGGAAAAGTTACAGAAAAAGATAAATCTGAAGGACTTCCAGGTGTTAACGTTGTTATCAAAGGAACAAGCACGGGGACAACAACTGACGGAACTGGAAACTACACACTATCTGTACCAGAAAGCGGTGCTGTTTTGGTATTTAGTTTTGTAGGTTATGTAAGCCAGGAAGTTGCCGTTGGTAACCGTTCTACACTTGATGTAGCCATTGAATCCGATACAAAAGCACTTAGTGAAGTGGTTGTTATTGGTTATGGTACTGCGAAAAAATCTGATTTAACAGGTGCAGTTGGTTCCGTAAAAGAAGATCAGCTTAAAGAAAGACCTTCTCCTTCTTTGAATCAGGCTCTGCAAGGTAAAGTTTCGGGGGTTCAGGTAAACGTTAACTCAGGACGTCCGGGCGGAAGAAGCAATATCCGTATCCGTGGTTTCAGTTCTATCAACTCTTCAAACAACCCGTTATATGTTGTTGATGGCGTAATGCTTCCACAAGGAACTCAAAACCAGTATAGCTCTGCAATCGACTATATCAACCCGAACGATATCGTATCGGTAGAAGTTTTGAAAGATGCATCTTCCACTGCGATTTATGGAGCAAGAGGTGCAAATGGTGTAATCCTTATCCAAACTAAAAAAGGAAGATCTGGTGAAGGTGTTATTACATACAACGTTGACGTGAGTGTACCAACTATCGGCCCGAAAAGACCGCATGTATTGAATGCTCAGCAATATCTGGATGTTGAAGATCTTGCTTACAAAAACATCGAAAAATTTGATCCGGCTGGATGGGCATCTGGAAAATATGCAAACTTGAACCCACAGACACGTAGAAAAGCTTTCTCTGCACAACATCCTGATGTATTCACACTTGCAGCAGACGGAAGCTACAAACCAAATTACGATACTGACTGGTTCAAAGAAGCCACACAGAATAAATTGTCTCAAAACCACCAGTTAGGTTTCAGCGGTGGAAATGAAAGAACTACTTATGCAATGTCTCTTGGCTACCGCGATGATCAGGGTTTACTGAAAGAATCATATTTGAAACGTTATTCAACTCGTTTCAGCATTGATGATCAGGTGAAAAAATGGTTGAAAATCGGGGCAACTTTGAGCTATAACAACCAAAGTGAAAACCTTGTTGATATCAATGATGCTGTTCCTCGTCAGATGGTTGAAGATTTCCCTTTTCTTCCTGTAAGATATCCGGACGGAACTTTTGCTAATAACCGCGATTATCCACAGGCAGAAGGATCTTTCAGCTCTATCCACAGATTGACCGGCCGCAAGTATATTGTAAACACGGCAACTACATTGGGTAGTTTGTATGGAAATCTTACGCTCGCCAAAGGTTTGGAACTGCGTTCAGTTTTAGGTATTAACGTAGTAAACCAGGAAGTAAACCAGTCTCAAACACGTACTTTGGCAATATCAGAATTTGGTACTGCAAGCAAAGACGCAAGAAAAGAAACATTCTGGTCATGGGAAAACTATTTGACTTACAACAAGTCGTTTGGTATTCATTCAATCAACGCACTTGCGGGTATTTCTTGGCAGAAAACGGATATCACAACAACAGGAGCGAGCGTTCGTAACTTCTCAACGGATTATTTCGGTTTTGATAACCTTGGAGCTGGTGCCACATTACCAGGCGTTGCTTCAGGTGCACAAAGCTTTGCATTTAACTCATACTTCGGTCGTGTTAACTACACTTTGCTTGACAAATACCTGGTAACTTTCACAGGACGTGCGGATGGATCTTCTAAATTTGGAGAAAACCACAAATTCGCATTTTTCCCATCTGCCGCCTTGGCATGGAAAGTATCTGACGAAGAATTCCTGAAAGGAAACTCTGTGATCTCAAACTTGAAAGTTCGTACAAGTTATGGTTTGACAGGTAACTCAGAAATTCCACCATATTCATCTTTGTCATTGTTGAGTTCAACTTACGCGACAATCTACAACGATACGAAAGTGAGCGGAACGGGTATCAACCGTTTGGCTAACCCTGATTTGAAATGGGAAAAAACAGCACAAACTGATGCGGGTGTTGAAATCAGTTTCTTGAAAGGAAGAATTTCGGTAGAAGCAGATTACTATTACAGAAAAACCACTGACATGCTTTTGGATGCACCAGTACCACGTTCAAGCGGTTATGCTGTAATCAGAAAGAACATCGGTTCTATGCAAAACAAAGGGTTTGAATTTACTTTGAACACGACTAACATCGAAAGAGGTGACTTCACCTGGAATACAAGTTTCAACATCTCTTTGAACAGAAACAAAGTACTTTCATTGGCAACACCTTCGGATATTTTTGGAGTTGGCGGTCCTAACTTTACAAACCAGACGGGTATTATTCGTATCGGCGAACCGGTTGGATCTTTCTGGGGACTTATTCGTGAAGGTACCTGGAGCGAGGCTGAAAGAGATCAGGCTGCTAAATTTACCAGTTATCGTAATAACCTGACAATGCTTCCTGGTGATATTAAGTACAAGGATATCAACGGAGATAATGCAATTACAGACGCTGACCGTACAATTATCGGAAATGGTAGTCCAAAAGCGTGGGGTACATTCTCTAACACAGTTCGCTACAAAAGCTTCGATTTGACGTTTGACGTACAATATTCATACGGCAATGATGTAATGGATATGACACTTCACCCAAGTGAAGACCGCGTTTCTATTGCTAACAGTTACACTACTGTATTGAACGCATGGACTCCAACCAACCAGAATACACCAGTTGCACAGATTCGTGAAACAAGAGCAGGATATGTTACTAACGTAGATTCACACTGGATTTTTGACGGATCATTCCTTCGCGGTAGAAACCTTTTGCTAGGTTACAACTTCCCATCTGAAATGATCAGCAAGCTTAAACTTAGCAAACTAAGACTTTATGTTTCTGCTCAGAACTTCTTCTTGCTTACAAAATACCCACATGGCGATCCGGAAGTTACACCAACAAACGGAGACCAAAACAGCAATGTATTCTCGCAAGGTATGATCTGGCACGGCTATCCAAAACCAACTACGTACATGGCAGGTTTACAGATCGCATTTTAA